The Spirosoma oryzicola region ATTCGCATACACAGTCGAGCTTGCTTTGTTGTAAGCCTTCTTTGATGGCAAGGGCCGCGCCAGTGGCATTCAGACTGTGTTTAAAGGCATTGGGGGCAATGAGAACACGCATAGGTTTTCGGGGGAATTGCGAGGTGTTGAGCAGTACATCTCGATGGATAGTTATCGCTGACCGGATGGGTTTTGCTGACGCGAATTAGACGCAATCCCTTACGTCTCTATATGGTTTGATGCGTTTGTGAAAACAGGCTAGAATCCAGCAAAACAGCTGAACTAGGCGTTTGCCTGATGGTAGGGAGCGCCTAATTCAGCTTAATTTATAGAAGCAGGTCGGCTTACTTGTTCACTACGTTGACCGGGTTGCCGTTGATAAACGCGGATAAATTATCGACCGTGATCGCCATCAGGCGGGTGCGTGCTTCTTTCGTTGCCCAGGCGATGTGGGGCGTAATCAAACAGTTTTTGGCTTTGAACAATGGGTTATCAGCGGCTGGTGGTTCTTTGGATAACACGTCGATACCCGCTCCGGCAATAATGTCGTTGTTGAGCGCATCGGCTAAATCCTGATCCACGACCAGTGGTCCCCGCGAGGTGTTCAACAGGAACGCCGTTGGTTTCATCAACGCCAAGGTATCTTTGTTCATGAGTCCCTGCGTTTCGGGCGTCAGCGGGGTGTGAATACTCACCACATCCGATTGCGCTAGTAGCTCAGGAACGTCGGCCCACCGGAAATTGGACCGGTGCGACTGGTCCGTATGATGCCGTTTCGAGCCAATGACCTTCATGCCAAAGGCCGTTGCTACGTCGGCTACTTTTTCGCCGATACTGCCAAAGCCGATGATGCCTATCGTTTTGTCGGCCAGTTCAATGAGCGGGTAGTCCCAAAACGAGAAATCAGCCGAGCGCGCCCATTTGCCGTCCATGACCGAATCGCTGTGGCGTTGTACGTGCAGCGTCAGTTCGAGCAGCATCGCAAACGTCAGTTGCACTACCGACATGGTGCTGTAGCCGGGTACGTTGCTGACAATAATCCCGTTTTTCTTAGCTACGTCAGTGTTAACAATGTTGTAGCCGGTGGCTAGTATACCGATGAACTTGAGCGCGGGAAGCTGAACCAGAATGTCCTCACCCAGCGGGGTTTTGTTGGTGAAAATAATTTCGGCGTCTTTGGCCCGTTCCACAACCTGATCGGCTGGGGTGCGGTCGTACACCGTCAACTCACCCAGTTTCTCCAGTCCCTCCCAGGACAAATCGCCCGGATTCAGCGTATACCCGTCTAATACGACAATTTTCATTCCTTAATTTTCGATTGTTTGCACTAATAACACGCTGTTTGGTCAATGGGATAAAGCCGTCAATTAACGAAGTCCGGCGTTTGCGCTTTCTTTTTGGCCGTTCGCAGAATAAGCACGGCCAATGTAGCCAATAAGACTGCCAGCAGCGCAAGGTAGGTATAGCCCGTCGATACGTTCGGTAGCATTGTCGCTTTTTTTGTTCCAATCATCTCATAGGCCGGAATCAGCCACTTCAACGCATACGCCTGCGCCAATACGATAAGACAAATCACAAAGAGCATGATAAAGCTGTGCTTTACCGTAAAGCGGAACAACTCCGATTCTTTCCCGACCAGATTACCTGCCGCGGCAGCTACGGCGATGGATTGCGGAGAAATCATTTTGCCGACAACACCGCCTGATATATTGGCCGATACCGTTACGACCGGATCGACACCAATGGACTGCGCGGTAGCATATTGGAGCTTACTGAACAACGCATTAGCCGATGTGTCGGAGCCGGTGATAAACACGCCCAGCCAGCCCAGTATGGGCGCAAAAAACGGAAACAGAAAACCCGTGTTTGCCAGTACTTCGGCCAGTGTCAGCGTAATACCGGAATCGTTGAGAATGTACGCGAATCCCAACACGGCAGCAATCGTCAGAATCGGGAACTTGAGCTGGTCCAGCGTTGCGCCGAATACGTTGGCACCTTCACGGTACGAAAGACCGACCAGCGGAATGGCGATGAGTGCCGCGATCAGAATGGCCGTTCCAGCTGCCGACAAGTAGTTCAGCTTGAATAATTTGGGTAGTAGCGTTCCGTCTTCGCCCTGAATGGCATTGTGCAGACCCGGAAATTCGAACTGCGCCATCCCCGCCGAATTAAGCGCGTCCTTGATCGGTTGAACGCCCCAGGCAATCACCATAATGGTCAGCACGATGAACGGCGACCAGGCCCGGATCAACTGCCCATTGGTGTAGTTCAGATCAGTGACGATCGTTGCCGCCGGTTCGTTGGCAAAGCGCCAGATGGTTTTTGGTTTCCAGAAGCGCAGGAAGATCATCAGGCAAATGATGGAGCCAAGTCCGGCAATAACGTCGGGTAGGGCAGGGCCTAAAAAGTTGGCCGAGAAGTACTGGAGAAAGGCAAACGAAATACCAGATACCAGAACAGCGGGCATGATTTCCTGCGCCTTTCGGAAACCCGCAATTATCGTTACCAGATAAAAAGGCAGCATGACCGACAGGATAGGCAGCGTCCGGCCAACCATCTGCGAAATGGGTAATTCGGGAATGCCCGACACCTGCGACGCGACCGTAATGGGAATGCCGATGGAGCCAAACGCAACCGGTGCGGTGTTGGCAATCAGACAGATACCCGATGCGTAGAGCGGATTGAAACCAAGTCCCACCAGCATGGCCGCCGTAATGGCCACGGGGGCACCAAATCCGGCGGTGCCTTCCAGAAACGACCCAAACGAGAAAGCAATCAGCAACGCCTGCAACCGCCGGTCGGCGGTGATCGACGCCATGAACTGTTTGATAATTTCGAACTGACCGCTTTTTACCGTGATGTTGAACAGGAAAACGGCCGTGATGATCAGCCAGCAAATCGGGAATAAACCGTATACCGCGCCGTGAGCCGCCGACAGCAACGCCAGTTTGACAGGCATACCGTAGACAGCAGTGGCGATAATCATCGCTAAGCCGGTAGCGATCAGACTGGCCTGATAGCCTTTCATTTTTTTGATGATCAGCGCCCAGAAGATAAACAGAATGGGCACTGACGCCACCAGCACGGATAAAGCGATATTGGTAAATGGGTCAACAACTTGTTTCCAGACCATAGGTTGTATTCAGTTAGTTTCCTGATTCAGAGGTAAAAATAAAACGAGTGTCACTGCGGTATCGGCGGGATGTGGTGTCGGTTTTGAGAAACCGACACCACATTCTGAAAACGGTCAGGCTAAATCGAGCGCGACAATCTCATGGTCCCGCACTTTAGGGACCGCTACCGTTACTTTGCCGTTCTTTAGCTCAAATTTTGGTTTCTGGTCGCTCATGAGCAGTTTAACACCCGTTACTTTTGCCCCCGATGGAACCTGAACGGTCACCTGCGCGTCAACCGGAATCAACTCCCGGAATGGGCCTTTCATCATCATCGGATTGGTTAGGTTAACCAGATGAACCGTCATTGATTTTTGCTGCCGCCACACGTTGACATCAATTACGCCCGGACCCGCTATCGATACAACCGGTTCTTCGTCGAGCGCCCAGTTGATTACATTGCTGAGCAATTGCCCGTGATCGATGCTGAGCATCTGCCAGAACGACCGGTCCAGGTCGCCGGGAATATAGGCCACGCGTCCCTTGCCAACCTGCCGCAGGTAAAGCTCCCGCGTATCGGTCTGGGCCACGCGCGGGTACACATCTTCCATCGGCAAATCGGGATAGGTCGGAATAAGTGTAATCGGACTGGGAAACGTGTCCGTTGGTTTGACGTTGACCTTGTAAACAGAATTGATAATGCGGGGCGTGTCGTCCAGCCCTTTCAGAATCTGCTGCGTCTGGCTGTTCTTGGCGTCCTGCCGTAGTTGTAGGTAACTGTTCCGCATTGGCCCTTCAACCTTCTGATCGTACGAAACGCCGAGCAGACTGGCTAGTCCGAAGTCGGGCCGTTGTTTGCCTTCTTCGTCGTACAGCGATGTTTCAAACGTAGCCACCAAACTCCCGCCATTGTCCACGAAGGCCTGTAACTGCTTGCACTGGGCGTCGGAAAGAGCCGCAATGTTAGGCAGAATCAACAGCTTGAACCGCTTGAGGTCATCGGGTGTCAGCAAACGGTCGTTTACCATGTCGAACGGAACGCGGCTTTCAACCAGCGTGTGGTAGATTCCGTCGAGATGATCACCACTTTTCTGCTGCCAGGGTTTACCGCCGTAATTCCGATCCGTCTGTTCGGAATAGACAACGCCGACGCGGGCCAGCGATGCCGTGTTACGCAGGTACGATTCGTTCTTGTGGTACCCTTCGTACAGGTTAGCTACGGCTTCCATCCACCGCTTGTCGTAAATATCGCCCCCAAACTTCACGAAGCAGGGCCGCATCCCGTTGGCGGTTCCTTCGGCGGCCCAAATCCGGATTTCGGCGTCGCTTTGCACCGAATCTTTCCAACGGAATTCTTCTTCGATACCAACGCTGAAAATACCGATTAAGGGTTTCAGGCCCAGCGTCGAGCGCAATTCTTTCGCTCCTTTCCCGTTAGCCCAGGGTGGTGCCAAACCCCGGCGGGCCTGCTGATCGGCAAAGAACAGATCGGCTTCTTTACCCGTCGTAACTTTATCCGGGAATCCGTTCGGGATGAAGCGGGCGGTTGGTTTCTTTTTGCGAATGTCCGCGTCCCAAACCGCCCACAGTTCCCGCAATCGTTTCATGCGCCATTCCGCCCATTTGCGGTAGGTCGGGTCTAGCTTCTCGGTTTTCTGGGGCAGCTCTAACCCCGAATACGCTTTGAAATTGGTTTTGCAGTGTGCGCAGTAGCAGACATCATGCCCGTGCCAGCGATTTGAGAAGATGCCTTCGGGGGAGAAGTTGTCCATGATTTCCGCATTCACCCGTGTCATAAACTCAAAGTTGTAAGGCCCCAGCGCGCAGGTTACCCACAAATCGGGATTCGCCCAGTGGCGACGTTTTTTTCCGTCGGCGGTTACCGCAATCCAGTCGGGGTGCGCGTCGTAAACGTCCTGACGAGCCGCGTGAGGGTCGGTACGCAGCATGATCTTCATACCCTGTTTTCTACAACCTTCCACCAGATAGCCCAGCGTATTCGTATTGCCCATAAAATCGCTGCGGTGGTGTAGCGGAATGTTGGTCGGGTAGAACGCGACAATGCCACCCGCGCTCAGCAAAGCGCCATCGGCGTGAATACGCTTGAAGTAAGCCAGCCAGAAATCGGGATCATAGTGGCCGGGGTCCCGTTCGACAAAGGCTAACTGTGCCCACCGCATGGGGCCGTCGAGCCAGTAGGATTCAGGGGGTGCTACATGATTCGTCAACAAAGGCGAACCCGCCCACACGGACGCTCCCGAGAAGGCGAAGGAACCTCCCAACAAACCGGTTGTCTTTATGAAATTTCTTCTTTCCATACAGAATCGTGAGGCTGAGTCCTCACGTTAGGATTTGGGTATAGGAATCGTCTGGTTGAAAACGGTGGGGCTGGATGGGTAAAACCGATCGATACGGGAAAATATCTGAACGTCCGCTGGTTTAGTAGTGTAGGTAGGCGGAGTCAGGTAATGACAAGCAAAGGATTTTCGCGTGGTGTCGGTTTCTCAAAACCGACACCACCATAGAAGGGTATCAGATTGGGGCAAATCCAATAGTTCAGACAATACTGGTTCTCAAACCGCACGGGAGGCCCCGCCGACTCCACCGTCAAATGACTTTTCAGAGATTCCGTGCTTTCAACTGCTCAACGGCGTAGCTGGCGGCCCGCGCTGTCAGTGCCATGTATGTCAGTGATGGATTGACGTTGGAAGCCGAAGTCATAGCTGATCCGTCGGTTACAAACACGTTTTTGCAGGCATGTACCTGATTGAATTTGTTCAGGATCGATGTTTTGGGGTCTTTACCCATACGTGCCGTTCCCATCTCGTGAATGCCCAATCCCATGTGTGCAACGGGGTTATCGTAAGCAACCACGTTTTTGAAACCGGCTGCTTCAAGCATTTCGGCTCCGTCGTTCATGATGTCCTTCCGCATTGCCCGTTCGTTTTCGCCGAAATCGGCATCGAACACAACCTGCGGTAAACTCCATTTATCGGTCTGGTCGTTGCTCAGGGTAAAACGGTTGTTCGGATCAGGTAAGACTTCGCCAAAGCCGCTGAGGTTGATTTTCCAGGGACCGGGCTGCGTCATCTTTTTCTTGAAATCAGCGCCGAAGCCCGTTTCTGCTGCCCCCCGCGACCAGTCGGCTCGTGTCGCTCCGCCCTGGTAGCCAAAGCCGCGCAGGTAGCTGCGTTTGTCGGTGCCCCAGTTGCGGAAGCGCGGGATGTACAAACTACCCGGACGAGCCCCAAAAAAGTAATCGTCTTCAAAACCATCGATGTCTCCACGCGCGCCGATAGCCAGGTGGTGGTCCATCAAGTTGCGGCCTAGCTGATCGCTGTCATTACCGAGCCCGGTCGGGAAGCGGGCCGACTTGGAGTTCATCAAAATAGAGGTAGAGCCAATGGTTCCGGCATTCAGGAATAGCACTTTGGCGTAAAAGTCCCGCACTTCCATTGTGTTCTGATCGATTACCCGTACGCCTTTGGCTTTCTGAGCTTTATCGTCCAATATAATTTCTTTGACAATCGCGTTGTGGACAATGGTTACCCGGTTGGTTCGACGAGCCGCCGGAAGCGTAGCGGCCAGCGAACTGAAATACGCGCCGAACGGACAACCCCGCGTACACCGGTTGCGGAACTGGCAGGTAGCCCGGCCCACCGCCGAATGCACCGGCTGCGGCTTGGTCAGGTGAGCGACCCGGCCAATGGTGATCGGGCGATTGAGCTTCTGAGCTACCGATTTTTTTAAATGCAGTTCGGGGGCCGTCATCGCCATCGGGGGCAGAAAATTACTGTCCGGCAACACCGCCAGCCCTTCGGCCTGCCCGCTGATGCCGACGAATTTTTCGACGTAATTGTACCAGGGAACAAGGTCCGCGTAGCGAATGGGCCAGTCGACGCCAAGGCCCTGTTTGGCGTTTGCCAGAAAATCTTCTTCATTCCAGCGGTACGTGTGCTTACCCCACAGCAGTGATTTACCACCCGTATGGTAGGCCCGAATCCAGTTGAATGGCCGCTTCTGCACGTACGGATTTTCTTTATCGTTGGTGAAGAAGAATTGCGAACCTTCTTTGGCTGAGAAGTACATGGTCGCGTAATGTTCTTCGGCGGCTACAATGGGTATTTTGCCGCGATGTTCAAATTCCCAAGGGTCGCTGAAGGCTGTTTTATAATCTTCGACGTGCTTCAGTTCGTAGCCCCGTTCGAGTACCAGCACCTTCAACCCTTTTTCAGCTAGTTCCTTAGCGGCCCAGCCGCCGGTCATGCCCGACCCGACAACAATGGCATCGTAGGTCTGATCTTTGTCTGCTTTGAGATTCAGGTTCATAAAAATCGTACAAGAGTATGTGTTTCCCGCAGCGTGGACCAGTGGTCCACATTACTGTTAAGCTTGATTGCCGTACATGAAATCTTTCTGGCCCGGTTTGATCTTGATCGCTTCGAACTTCCCCGGAATGGGTTGATAATCAAACGACGCTTTTACGCCTACTTCGGAGGTGAAATAACCGAGCAGGGTCAACTCTTTGGTGATAAGCCAGAAAGTCGGGTTCGTGCTTTTTTGGGCGTCGGCTTCGATTTGCTTCAGCAATGCGGTCTGCTGGTCGGTGGAAAGCGTGACGAAATTTTTACGTTCCAGGTCGCTGACACCCGCCAGGAAAATGTCCTGCGCGGCTTTTGTGTAGCAGTCGCGGAGCATTACGTCCATGAAGTCGGGCACGCCCGCGTCGAGCGCACCAGGCGATTCCACGCGGGGCGATTCCACGCCGGGAGACACGGTTCGGGGGATGATCAATTCGGCGACTCGGCCCATAAGTTCATGTTGCGTTTCGCTCAAAAACTTGCCTGTTGGCGTACCTGCTGATGTGGTTTTTGCTATCTGCTCCCACCGATTCATCGCCTGTAGAGTCGGGGCCGAAAAGACTCCGCCCAGCATCCAGGCTACCTGCGTTACTGCTTGCCGTCTGTTCATTCGTTATAGGCTTGTTAACTAAATATCGTTGGTTGTCTTTTAGTATTCGTTGGTGTCCGATTTCCAAACCAGTGTTGTCCGAAATCCGTAAAACGCGTGATAGGGTGCTGGGTGAGTGGTGTCGGCGGGGCCGCCCGCGCGGTTCTTAAAACCGACACACATTGCTGACGCCAAGGGTCGGTTTTGAGAAACCGACACCACCCTAGAAGGACATCGAATTGGGGCAAATCCAACAGTTCGGGCAATATTGATTCTCAAATCAGACTCCACTGAAAGCTAAAAGGCAGATCTATCCAATTCATACCCAGAATTTTGCTTAACCTTTCTTCTTTATTGCTTACGGCCTGGCTGGCCCAACGGATACGGGAAAAGACAGTCGAACGGTAAACATTTTCGCAATCGGTCAGTCGATTTGCGCGGTTTGTCAGCGACTACCCCCGGTGTTTGCAGGACCTTTGTCATGTACTAATTAATCGGCAAAGGCCATGAATACGACCCCTAAACATCTTCCATCCATACTCGTCCTTGGCGCAACCGGTAGCATCGGCTACGCTGTAACCGTCAACCTGCTTGCCCGTCGGCTTCCCGTTACGATCTTGGTTCGAAACCGCGCCAAAGCGGATGCGTTGTTTCCCCATCAGCCAACGCTTACCATCGTTGAAGGGGACGCTCAGGATGCCGATCTGCTGAACCGGGTGGCGCTGGACAAGGATTTTATTTTTCACGGCATCAACTACCGGTACGATCAGTGGTTTGGTAATATGGATACCGTGACCCAAAAGGTCATCGACGCGGCTGCTCAGAACCAGGCGACTATCGTGTTTCCGGGAAATGTTTACAACTTCGGGAACACGAAAACACCCATTCGGGAAGATAGCCAGCCCAATCCCTGTTCGCGAAAAGGCCAGTTGCGCGTTGACATCGAAACACAACTGGAACAAGCCGCTGCTGCCGGTCGGTGTCGGGTGATCAATGTCAGACTGCCGGATTTCTGGGGACCTAATGTCCTCAACGATGGGGTCGCCCCGATCTTTAACAACGCCTTGCGCGGAAAGGCGCTTCCCTGGCTGGTAAACGTTGATATTCCGCACCAATCGGTTTTTACCCCGGATGCTGCCGAAATCATTGCCCGGCTTATGCTGCGTGATTGGACGCTGGAGCGGTCATCGACGACACCTTATCAAGTCTGGAATTACGGCGGAACAACACTGCCGTCGATTCGTGGCTGGTTCGGCCAAATCAGCGGTCTGGTCGGGAAGCCATTGGGGGTGCAGGTTTACAGTCGGTTGTTTATCCGCCTAATGGGACTATTCATGCCCGTGTTACGGGAAGTACGCGAGATGCTGTATCTCTACGAAAATACCGTTGTGCTTGATGACCAGAACGTACTTGCTGTATTTCCCGATTTTCAGCCTATCCCCATGAGACAGGCGTTGACCGAAACACTGACGTGGTTTGCCGAATACCAACAGCATCGCGCATTTACACCCGCAACCGGTAGCGTAATTACAGTTTTAGACTAAGCAGTCAAATTTTGACAAGAAATCTGTTTTATGAAAACGCTATTGAAGTCCGAAGAATTGATTCAGTTTTTAGGGGCTATATACCTGTTCTCCCAGGTGAATTTTGCCTGGTGGTGGTTCCCCGCGCTGCTGTTAGCGCCCGATTTAAGTATGATCGGCTACGCAGTAAATCCCGCTGTGGGAGCGGTTGTGTACAACATCGTTCACCACAAAGGGCTAGGAATTAGTATTGGGCTACTAGGATTGATGCTGGGTAACCAGAACCTGATGCTCGCGGGTATTATCTTATTTGCCCATTCGAGTATGGATCGGGCACTGGGCTATGGTCTGAAGTATACCGATAGTTTCAAGCACACCAGTCTGGATAATCTGTAGCTACCCTACGCGACCTGAGCCAGTCGGTAAGCCCCCGGCGTCACACCCATCCATTTTTTGAACGACCGGAAGAAAACGCTTGGTTCGGCAAACCCCAGCAGATAGGCAATGTCCGTTGTGCTGAGGTTTTGCTCGCGCAGATGTTGAACGGCCAGCTCTTTCCGAACGTCGTCCAGCAGTTGCTGGTACGTTGTGCCTTCGTCTTTGAGGTGAAGCTGTAACGTCCGAACGCCCATCGCCAGCCGGTCGGCAACGGTCGTTAGCGTTGGTTCTTCTCCTTTCATTAACCGGACGATCTGGGCTTTGACCCGACTGCTCAGCGAAGGGGCTTTAAGCTGATTGAGCAAAGCGGTTGCGTGCTGCTCAAACATCGCCGACAAGCTTGGGTTCGCGTTGAGCACTGGTGTGTCGAGCAGGGACGCGTCCAAGACCATTGCCGTTACATCCGCATCAAAGACCAGGCGGGCGGGGGCAAAAATGCGTTTATGCTCGCTCGTGTCAAGCGGACGCGGGTAGGCGAACCGAATCTCGCGAGCGGTCGTAGGAAGGCCCGTCAACGCCCGAATCGCCGACAAGTAAATGGATAGCTCGGAATTCAGTGTGTGTTCGGGATAAATAATGTCGGGACTGGTAATGCGCAGCGACAAAACGAACTGATCGTTCGCGTCGTCGGTATGGATCAGCGTACCGCTCGTCTGAACACCTTCACAAGCAATGTCCTGGTACTGGCAGAGTTTCTCGAACGCTTTCCCCAGCGTGGGACTGTGCATCATCACGTAGGCCAGCACACCTACGGAAACCGGATTGATCATTTCCCCTAATTTAAGCGCAATAGTCGTGTCACCGGTCACATCTATTATCGCGCGCCAGAGCGCCTGCACCTGCCGAATCTGAACGCGTCCATCCGGATTACGCAGTTCGTCGGAGCTGATCCCTACGGCCTGCGCCAGCGCATGGGTATCGGCTCCGCGTTGCTGGGCGGCAAACAGGATTAAATTGATCGAAGCTACGGAGAGCGTATGATTCGTAGAGGACGTAGACACGGGCGTTTGTTGAAAAAGTCTTTCGTAGGGAACAAGCAAGTCAGCGTAAGGCACTATTCGGATCAAGCAATGACTTGTCAATAACCAGGATCCTAACCTAAGCTATCTATCGCTGCAAGTTCTTAAAATACAACACGAACCGCAACAGCCGACCCATCTTATTCGGTAACGTTATGCAATAAGTGTCTGATTTGCATAAGACCAGTCTGTGGTCCGTTTTTGGAAGAACACGTCAGGCATTCGGTAGACAAAAATAGGAGTTTAACGCCTATTTAGCGCCTTTTAACAAATCCTAACAGGCACGTCAATAGATTTTGTGCAACTTTTATGCACTAGTTTAACTCCTTGTCGTGATGAAAACGTACTTAATCACCTTGTTAACCACTGGTTGGCTGGCTGCACTGTCTGCAACCGCTCAGACGACCCAATCGGGCAGCCCGATTTCGGGTAAAATCACCTACGAAGGCATGCGCCGGATTGATCGTTCGCAGATGCGGATGGTTGTCAACGGGCAGGAAGTTCGGCCGGGCAGCGCCGGAGCACCGGAAGCACCCGAAGGAATGCCTGAAGTCATTTCTTTTACGCAAAAACTCGTCTTCGCCGGAACGATGGCGAAAGAAGAACGGGACCGTCCGCAAAACATGATGTTCCGTCAGAACAGGGGCGGAGATAATGCTGATAATGCCGGTGGACCTCCACGCGGAATGCGAATGTCGCCCCCCTTCGAGCAGGATACGTATCTGGACCTGGCGAACAGAAAACGAATCGATGTTATGACCGTCAAGCGCGATTCAACTAGCCAGATATACCGGTCAGAAAAGCCAATGCCAACGGCCAGCGATTGGCAGACGAGCGATAAGACCAAGAAAATAGCGGGTTTCACCTGCCACAAAGCGACGGCGACGCACCGCAAGGAAACGTACACCATTTGGTACACGACCGATTTGCCGTTCACGTATTCGCCCGTTGCCGATCTGACGCCACCAGCGGGCGTTGTGCTTCAGATCGAATCGGACAATCAGTCGTTTAAAGCTACGGGTATCTCGAAAGAAGCCGTAGACGCTGTGGCTGTAGAACCTCCTGCTAGTGCCAAAGTCATCTCGGCGGAAGAAATGGAGCAGGTTCGCCGAAAATCAATGGCCGATTTTCGCCAGCGCATGATGTCGTCAATGCCGGGTATGGAACGTAACTAAAACGCAGCGGTGTAACACGGACAAGATGTCCGCACCACCGCGCTACACCTGCACATGATACCATCAATGCCCACATAACGTGGCGATGCGGCATACCGACATCCTGCGTTACCATCACACTACAAACATGAACCATTCTTTTCGTTCGCGTCTGTTTTTCGTCTGTTTTCTGGTCGGGAGCCTATTGAGCTTGACCGTTGGTTGGGCGCAGGCGCAATCGGGTACTGTTAAAGGTGCCGTCGTAGATTCCGTCTCTCGAAAACCGTTGCTTGAAGCGTCCGTTTCGCTGTTGTTAGCCCGTGACTCGTCGCTGGTTACGTTTGCGATTACGGATGGCGAGGGACAATTTGTCTTTAAAAATATTGCGGAAGGGCAGTACCGCGTTCTGGTTACCTATGTCGGTTATCGGGGTGCTTCTCGGCGCGTTTCGGTGACGAAGGCAGAACCTGTTGGCAATGCCGGAACGCTTGAATTACTGGCGCAGTCGCAAACGTTGACGGAGGTATCAGTACAGGGCGAAAAAGCTCCGATGGCGGTCAAAGGCGACACGTTGGAGTTCAACGCGGGCTCGTTCAAAACGCAGCCGAATGCGCAGGTTGAGGATTTGCTCAAAAAACTACCGGGCATTCAGGTTGACCGCGATGGGACCATTACGGCGCAGGGACAGACGGTTAAAAAAGTGCTCGTCGATGGAAAACCGTTTTTTGGCGATGACCCAAAGATGGCGACCCGTAACCTTCCCGCCGATATTATCGATAAAGTACAGTTGATGGATCAGTTATCGGAACAGTCCGCGTTTTCGGGCGTTGATGACGGCGACCGGTCGAAGACGATCAACATCACGACGAAGAAAGATAAGCGAAAAGGCACGTTTGGACAACAGTCGCTGGCGGTTGGTCCCAAACCGGGAGACGATGCGCGCTATTCGGCAAAAGCAACGCTCAACCGGTTCAGCAATGGGCAGCAGATGTCGATTCTGGGCATGGCGAACAACATCAACCAGCAGGGCTTTACGGCGCAGGATTTAGGTCTCGGCAATAATTTTGGGGGGAGCGGGCAAGGATCGGGTGGTAATTCGGGCTCAGGTAGCTTTGTGCGCAACGGTGGGGGCGGAGGTTCGGGCAACGGCAA contains the following coding sequences:
- a CDS encoding AraC family transcriptional regulator; the encoded protein is MSTSSTNHTLSVASINLILFAAQQRGADTHALAQAVGISSDELRNPDGRVQIRQVQALWRAIIDVTGDTTIALKLGEMINPVSVGVLAYVMMHSPTLGKAFEKLCQYQDIACEGVQTSGTLIHTDDANDQFVLSLRITSPDIIYPEHTLNSELSIYLSAIRALTGLPTTAREIRFAYPRPLDTSEHKRIFAPARLVFDADVTAMVLDASLLDTPVLNANPSLSAMFEQHATALLNQLKAPSLSSRVKAQIVRLMKGEEPTLTTVADRLAMGVRTLQLHLKDEGTTYQQLLDDVRKELAVQHLREQNLSTTDIAYLLGFAEPSVFFRSFKKWMGVTPGAYRLAQVA
- a CDS encoding GLPGLI family protein, with the protein product MKTYLITLLTTGWLAALSATAQTTQSGSPISGKITYEGMRRIDRSQMRMVVNGQEVRPGSAGAPEAPEGMPEVISFTQKLVFAGTMAKEERDRPQNMMFRQNRGGDNADNAGGPPRGMRMSPPFEQDTYLDLANRKRIDVMTVKRDSTSQIYRSEKPMPTASDWQTSDKTKKIAGFTCHKATATHRKETYTIWYTTDLPFTYSPVADLTPPAGVVLQIESDNQSFKATGISKEAVDAVAVEPPASAKVISAEEMEQVRRKSMADFRQRMMSSMPGMERN
- a CDS encoding DUF4260 domain-containing protein, with amino-acid sequence MKTLLKSEELIQFLGAIYLFSQVNFAWWWFPALLLAPDLSMIGYAVNPAVGAVVYNIVHHKGLGISIGLLGLMLGNQNLMLAGIILFAHSSMDRALGYGLKYTDSFKHTSLDNL
- a CDS encoding NAD(P)H-binding protein is translated as MNTTPKHLPSILVLGATGSIGYAVTVNLLARRLPVTILVRNRAKADALFPHQPTLTIVEGDAQDADLLNRVALDKDFIFHGINYRYDQWFGNMDTVTQKVIDAAAQNQATIVFPGNVYNFGNTKTPIREDSQPNPCSRKGQLRVDIETQLEQAAAAGRCRVINVRLPDFWGPNVLNDGVAPIFNNALRGKALPWLVNVDIPHQSVFTPDAAEIIARLMLRDWTLERSSTTPYQVWNYGGTTLPSIRGWFGQISGLVGKPLGVQVYSRLFIRLMGLFMPVLREVREMLYLYENTVVLDDQNVLAVFPDFQPIPMRQALTETLTWFAEYQQHRAFTPATGSVITVLD